The stretch of DNA CGCCGGCGTGGTGCCCGGACTGCTCCTGGGTCTGGCTCTTGCCGTCGTCATCTTCCTCCAGAGCCGGTTGGGCAAGGGCTTGCCGCGGTCGAGCTTCTCCATGGAGGGGGAGAAGATCGGCACGGTGATCGTCGAAGGCGCCATGGTCCTGACCCTACCGGTGTTCATCGTCGGCGGCTCGGTCTCCGGCGTGTTCACGCCGACCGAGGCGGGCGGCACCGCCGTCCTCTACACCCTCTTGATCGGCTGGCTCGCCTTCCGCAAGCTCGATCGCCGGCAGATCTGGGACTCGCTCGTGGTGGCGGCCCGGGTCAGCGCGTCGATCTACCTGATCCTGGCGGCCTCCGAGGTCATGTCCTACGCGATGACCTTTGCCGGTATCGATATCTGGGTGCGCGGCGTCTCCGACGGGTTCCAAAGCCATCCGGTCGTCTTCCTGCTGCTGGTGGCGGTGTTTCTCGTCGTCGTCGGCACCTTCCTCGAGCCGGGACCGGCGATCGTCATCTTCGTGCCGCTGTTCATGCCGATCGCCAAGTCGCTCGGCATCGATCCCATCCAGTTCGCCATGGTGTTCATCCTGACCTTGACCCTCGGCCTGTCGACGCCGCCGGTCGGCCTCTGCCTGTTCGTGGCCGGCAAGATCGGCAACGTGCCCATGGGCAGGCTGTTCAAGGCGCTCTTGCCCTTCTTCTTCGCGGAGAAGGCGGTGGTGATCCTGTTATGCCTGGTGCCGGAGCTGTCTTCGGGCCTGGAGCGGCTGTTCAAGTAGCCGGTCGACCGCCTCAGCTTCCGTGCAGATGGCAGGCGACGCCGCGCCCCTCGCCCATAGGAGTCCAGGGGGGATAGACGCTGCGGCAGATCTCCATCGCCTTGGGACAGCGGGTGTGGAAATGGCAGCCCGAAGGCGGGTTGACGGCGGAGGGCACCTCGCCTTCCAGCGCGCGCATGGCGACCTTCGCCTTCGGATCGGGGACCGGCGAGGAGTCGCGCAAGAGCTGGGTATAGGGGTGCAGCGGCTCATCGAAGATGCTGGGAATCGGCCCCTCCTCGACGATGCGGCCGAGATACATGACCGCCATGCGCTGGCAGAAATAGCGCACCACGCCCAGATCGTGCGAGATGAAGAGATAGCTCAAGCCATGGTCGCGCTGGAGGCGCTGCAGCAAGATGAGGATCTGCGACTGGATGGAGACGTCGAGGGCGGAGACCGGCTCATCGGCCACCACCAGCTCGGGCCCTAACGCCAGCGCGCGGGCGATGCCGATGCGCTGGCGCTGGCCTCCGGAGAACTCATGGGGATAGCGCCAGCGCGACTCCGGTGCCAGGCCGACCTCGGCCAGGAGCGCTTCGACCCGCTCCTCGATCTCCTTGGGCGTGCCGAGCCCATGGACGCGCATGGGCTCGGCCAAGGCTTTGCCGATCATTCGCCTGGGGTTGAGCGAGGAGTACGGATCCTGGAAGACGATCTGCAGCTTCTGGCGGAGGTAATCGAGCCGGCGCCGCGGTGCCGCCAGCACGTCCTCGCCGTGGAACCTGACGCCGCCGGAATCCGGCTCGACCAGGCGCAAGACGGCGCGGCCCACCGTCGATTTGCCGCAGCCGGATTCGCCGACGAGCCCGAAGGCCTCCCCGGCGGCAACCGTGAACGACACCTCGTCCACGGCGCGCACGATGGTCGTCTCGGGATTGGGAAAGCCGCGCTTGCTGGTGAAGAATTTGCGCAGCCGCTCGACTTCGAGCACCAGCTCAGGCATGCGCCGCCTCCGGCACCAACGGTGCCCGCACCCAGCAGCGCGCCGAATGGGCGGCATCGCCGCCGACCGGCGCCAAGACCGGCTCCTCTCGCGTGCAGATCGGCTGCTTCATGGGGCAGCGGTCCTGGAAGCGGCAGCCCGACGGCATCCGGCTGATCGACGGCACCTGGCCGGGGATCGTCTCGAGGCCGCCCATGTCGCGGTCGACCCGCGGGATCGAGCGCAAGAGCAGCTCGGTATAGGGATGCGTCGGGCTCTCGAACAAGCTCTCGACGGTGGCCGTCTCCACGATCTCGCCCGCATACATGACCGCAACCCGGTCGGCGATGGAGGCGACCACGCCCAAATTGTGGGTGATGAAGATCATCGCCATGCCATAGGCGGATTTGAGCTCCGCCAGGAGCGAGAGGACCTGCGCCTGGATGGTGACGTCGAGGGCCGTCGTCGGCTCGTCGGCCAAAAGGATCGAGGGTCGGCAGGCAAGCGCAATGGCGATCATCACCCGCTGGCGCATGCCGCCGGAGAACTGGTGGGGATATTCATGGAAGCGCCGCTTCGCCGAGGGGATCTTCACCTGCTCCAGGAGATCGAGCGCCACCCGGTCGGCCTGCTGGCGGCCCATGTCGCGGTGGTAGCGGAGCGCCTCGGCGATCTGAAAGCCCACATTCAGCACCGGATTGAGCGAGGTCATCGGCTCCTGGAAGATCATCGCCAACCGATCGCCGCGCAGGCGACGCATCGCCTCATCGGGCATGCCGACCAGCTCTTGCTCCTCGAAGCGGATGCTGCCCTCGATCCGCCCGGATTCTTCCGGAACCAAGCCCATGATCGACAGCGCCGTCATGCTCTTGCCGCAGCCGGACTCGCCAACGAGGGCCAAGGTCTCGTCGCGGCCAAGGGTAAAGCTCAGCTGCCGCACGGCCGGGTACCAGCGCCCACCGAGGCGGAAGGAGGTGGTGAGATTCTCGACCGCGAGGATCGGTTGGTTCACGCCGGACATCGGCAATACCCGCTGTCGGCTTTCGGAGCGAATGCCCCCACCCCGTCCCTCCCCCGACAGGTCGGGGGAGGGAGCATGAGGACGTTCTCGCACTCCCTCCTCCAGCTCGACTGGGGGAGGGTCGGGGTGGGGGCATCGATGCGCGAGACTCGCACGGCCTCAGACCGCGTCGCGGAGCTTAGGATCGATCGCGTCCCGGAGACCGTCGCCAAGCATGTTGAGGGCAAAGACCACGATGAGGATGGCAAGTCCGGGAAACACCGAGAGCCAGGGCGCATCGAGGATGAGCTCGAATCCTTCGCGGATCATCCCGCCCCAGGTGGCGGTCGGCGGCTTGACGCCAAGCCCGATGAAGCTGAGCGAAGCCTCGATGCGGATGGCGGTGGCGAGCCAGAGCGAGCCCAAGACCAGGATCTCGGCCATCACGTTGGGAAGGATATGCACGACCATGATGCGCAGATCGGAAAAGCCCAGCGCTCGACAGGCCTCCACGAAGTCCCGATTCTTGATCACGATCGTGGGTGCCCGCGCCACCCGGGCGAAGGGGGCGATGGCGGTCAAGGCGATGGCGACGATGAGGTTGGTGACCGAAGCCCCGAGCATGGCCACCACCATCAGCCCCATGATCAGCGTCGGAAACGACAGGAGCACGTCCATCACCTGCATCACCGCCGCATCGAAGCGCCCGCCGACATAGCCGGCGAGAATGCCGATGGCGCCGCCGATGAGCATTGCGGCAAGGATGGACACGGTGCCGATGAGCAGCGAGATCCGCGCTCCCCACAGGAGACGCGAGAGGGTGTCGCGGCCATAGCCATCGGTGCCGAACCAATAGTCGGCGGACGGCCCCTGAATGCGGTCGAGGATGTTCTGGTCGAGCGGGTCGTAGGGCGAAATCCAGGGCGCCAGGAGTGCGAGCAGAACCACCGCCATGAACACGACGAAGCCGACCCAGGAGGTCTTGTTGACGTTGAAGGCGCGGACGAATTCGCCGAAGAGACCGCTCCGAGGGCGTGCGATCGCGGGCGCGGTCATTGGTATTTGACCCTGGGGTCGACCAGCCCGTAGGTGAGGTCGGTGGCGAGGTTCACCAGCACGATGATGAAGGCGTAGATCACCATCAGACCCTGCAGCATGGTGTAGTCGCGCTGGTTGAGCGCGCCGACGATGAGCTTGCCGAGGCCGGGCCGGTTGAAGACGATCTCGGTCAGGACCGAATTGCCGATGAGGATGCCGAGATAGAGGCCGACCACGGTGATCACCGGGATGAGCGCGTTGCGGAGCGCATGGCGCCAGATGAGGGCCCGGCGCGGCACCCCCTTGGCGCGGGCCGTGCGCATGAAATCCTCGCCCAGCACCTGCAGCATCGAAGAGCGCGTCACCCTGGTGATGTAGGCCGCCATGATGAGGGCGAGATTGATCGAGGGCAGCACCAGGCTGTTGATGCGGCTCGGCCAATCGTCGAGCCGGCCGCCGCCGATGACCGGAAACCAGCGGAAATGGATGGCAAAGGCCAAGAGCAGCATGATGCCCGAGACAAAGGCCGGAAACGACAGACCCAAGAGCGAGCCGATGCGGGTCACGTAGTCGGCCCAGGTATTGCGGCGGAGCGCCGACCAGGCGCCGAGCGGCATGCCGATGGCGACGCCGAGCACCAGCGCCGACACCGTCAGATCGATGGTGTAGGGCAGCACATTCGCCACCTCCACCATGACCGGCTTGCCGCTCACCATGGAATTGCCCCAATCGCCGAGCACGGCGCTCTTGAGGAAGTCGACATATTGCTCATGGATCGGCTTGTCGAGGCCGAGGCGGTGGCGGAGCGACTCCAGCGCCTGCTGGCTCGCCTGATCGCCGAGGATGGTCTGCGCCGGATCGCCGGGCACGATCCTGACCAGCACGAACACCACCGTCAGCACCGCAAGCAAGGTCGGCACCGAAAAGAGCAGCCGCCGCACGAGGTAGCGGATCATGCGCTAAGCGCGGACAAATTGAAGCCTATCACGCAGACCCTCACCCGCCTCGCTTACGCTCGGCACCCTCTCCCGCCTGGGGTGGGCTTTGGGAGGGGGTGCGGCGCACCCCCTCCCCGACCCTCCCTGGGCGGGAGAGGGAGGGACCCGCGTCTTCGCGGGAGGGTGAGGGTAGACGCGAAACCAGCTCACCGGAACTGGGTCGTCTCGATGACCGGGGGGCCCAGGCTCAGGGCGCCTTCGAGCTTGTAGCCGAGGTCGAGGTTCGAGCGTCGCGCCCAGACGAGCAGGCCCTCGTGCATCGGCACGGCGCACACCGCGGCCACCAGCTTCTGCTGCGCGGTCTTCCACAGCGCCTTCTGCTTGGCGGGGTCCGGCTCGCTGCGCGCCGCCACGATCTCCGCATCGGCCATGTCGCAATGGCTGAAATTGGTGACCGCGGTCGGGGTCATGACGATCGAGGCGGAATGGAAGAATTGCGTGAGGTAGGTGTCGGCCACCGGAAAGCGCGCGGCGGCGTATTGAACCAGCGGGCTCAGATCCTTGCGGATGTTGGCGTGGAAGGTCGCGTGCTCGACCACGTCGAAATCGAGGGTGATCCCGGCGCGCCTGAGCTCCGCCTGAACCACTTCCATGGAGCGCAGCATTCCCGGCAGGTTGGTCTGCACCGACTTGATGGTGA from Pseudomonadota bacterium encodes:
- a CDS encoding TRAP transporter large permease — translated: MMALGFAFASLMLIGVPIAFAMGLAGAISLIAQDLRLVAVPTRMFTGIDSFVLLAAPFYILAGELMGRSGITQRLVKLSMLITGRVSGGTAYGCVVASIFFSGISGTAVGDAAALGQIFIKEMPKEGYTVEYSSALVVAGSMIGPIIPPSVIMVIFSAVSQVSIISLFIAGVVPGLLLGLALAVVIFLQSRLGKGLPRSSFSMEGEKIGTVIVEGAMVLTLPVFIVGGSVSGVFTPTEAGGTAVLYTLLIGWLAFRKLDRRQIWDSLVVAARVSASIYLILAASEVMSYAMTFAGIDIWVRGVSDGFQSHPVVFLLLVAVFLVVVGTFLEPGPAIVIFVPLFMPIAKSLGIDPIQFAMVFILTLTLGLSTPPVGLCLFVAGKIGNVPMGRLFKALLPFFFAEKAVVILLCLVPELSSGLERLFK
- a CDS encoding ABC transporter permease; amino-acid sequence: MTAPAIARPRSGLFGEFVRAFNVNKTSWVGFVVFMAVVLLALLAPWISPYDPLDQNILDRIQGPSADYWFGTDGYGRDTLSRLLWGARISLLIGTVSILAAMLIGGAIGILAGYVGGRFDAAVMQVMDVLLSFPTLIMGLMVVAMLGASVTNLIVAIALTAIAPFARVARAPTIVIKNRDFVEACRALGFSDLRIMVVHILPNVMAEILVLGSLWLATAIRIEASLSFIGLGVKPPTATWGGMIREGFELILDAPWLSVFPGLAILIVVFALNMLGDGLRDAIDPKLRDAV
- a CDS encoding ABC transporter ATP-binding protein, which encodes MSGVNQPILAVENLTTSFRLGGRWYPAVRQLSFTLGRDETLALVGESGCGKSMTALSIMGLVPEESGRIEGSIRFEEQELVGMPDEAMRRLRGDRLAMIFQEPMTSLNPVLNVGFQIAEALRYHRDMGRQQADRVALDLLEQVKIPSAKRRFHEYPHQFSGGMRQRVMIAIALACRPSILLADEPTTALDVTIQAQVLSLLAELKSAYGMAMIFITHNLGVVASIADRVAVMYAGEIVETATVESLFESPTHPYTELLLRSIPRVDRDMGGLETIPGQVPSISRMPSGCRFQDRCPMKQPICTREEPVLAPVGGDAAHSARCWVRAPLVPEAAHA
- a CDS encoding ABC transporter permease, whose translation is MIRYLVRRLLFSVPTLLAVLTVVFVLVRIVPGDPAQTILGDQASQQALESLRHRLGLDKPIHEQYVDFLKSAVLGDWGNSMVSGKPVMVEVANVLPYTIDLTVSALVLGVAIGMPLGAWSALRRNTWADYVTRIGSLLGLSFPAFVSGIMLLLAFAIHFRWFPVIGGGRLDDWPSRINSLVLPSINLALIMAAYITRVTRSSMLQVLGEDFMRTARAKGVPRRALIWRHALRNALIPVITVVGLYLGILIGNSVLTEIVFNRPGLGKLIVGALNQRDYTMLQGLMVIYAFIIVLVNLATDLTYGLVDPRVKYQ
- a CDS encoding ATP-binding cassette domain-containing protein; protein product: MPELVLEVERLRKFFTSKRGFPNPETTIVRAVDEVSFTVAAGEAFGLVGESGCGKSTVGRAVLRLVEPDSGGVRFHGEDVLAAPRRRLDYLRQKLQIVFQDPYSSLNPRRMIGKALAEPMRVHGLGTPKEIEERVEALLAEVGLAPESRWRYPHEFSGGQRQRIGIARALALGPELVVADEPVSALDVSIQSQILILLQRLQRDHGLSYLFISHDLGVVRYFCQRMAVMYLGRIVEEGPIPSIFDEPLHPYTQLLRDSSPVPDPKAKVAMRALEGEVPSAVNPPSGCHFHTRCPKAMEICRSVYPPWTPMGEGRGVACHLHGS